TATTCTGTGTTCATCGGCAGGCACGGCAAATTCAACATAGACGGGGTCTGCCTGAACAATAGTGGTAAGAAGGCTGCCCTGAGCATCCAGTGTTACCAGATTGCCGACAGAGCGCTCTTCTTTGCTGCTCAGTCCTGAAATGGGAGCCCTAACTACAGTCCAGTCAAGATCGATCTGTGACTGCCTGACAGCGGCTCTTGCGGAATCAACCGCGGCCATTGAAGCTTTATAAGAAGCTTCTGCGTTGTCAAAGTCATTTTTGCTTACAGCATTTTTAGAATATAGTGAGGATATCCTGTCGTATTCGATCTTGGCCAGATCCATTCCTACCCGGGCCTGCTTAAGGTTGGCGCTGTTTCTGTTGAGAGCCGCACTGTATGGTGCCGGGTCTATCCTGAAGAGGACCTGCCCGGCCCTTACGGGCTGCCCCTCCCTGTACTCCTTGCTCTTGAGCACTCCGCTTACCTGAGCCCGGACTTCGGCCTCTCTGCAGCCTTTGGTCTGTCCCGTATATTCGAATGTCACCGGGAAATCAGATGCTTTTACGGGCATGTCGCTTACAACGACAGGCGGCATCTCCGCGGGTCTTGAGGCAGCTGCCTTTTTTGCCTCCTCCGTCTTCCAGAACCAGTATCCGCCTCCGGCAAGTATGATCACTATGAGCAGCAGGACGAAAAGGCTTCCTGATTTCTTAGGAGGCGCTTCTTGGGTGGGTCTCGGAGTCTCTTCTTTATTTGTTTCGGGAGCTTCAGTTATTTCTTCAAATTTTTCATTTTCCATAAACTGACCCGACTCCTTATAAGACAGATTTTTATCAGGGTATTCATTATAACACGTTAAATTGATGAGGTTAAATGGGAAAGCTTTGCAGTGTATATTTTGTTTAAATTATTGAGCTGAAACAACACTCTATTTAAGAAAGTTTACCCTGACTCTTACTATTTCTGAAGAACTTCCTGTTCTCACCGGGTATTTCCAGGTGCCGATACCCGAACTTACGACAGCTTTAAGGGCTCCTTCGTCGACGATACCGTAATGTGTGTGGTTTGCGAGTCCAACGATATAATTGAAGGGAAAAAGCTGTCCGTTGTGGGTGTGTCCGGAAAGCTGAAGATCGACACCGTTCTCTGCCGCTTCATCTATTGCATTGGGTTGGTGGTCAAGTACGATGACCGGCCTGATTTTTTCTGTACCTTCAAGTATTTTTGAAAGCGGAATGCGCTCATTCTCCCTGATATCTTTCCTTCCGGCGATATAAATGTCACCGATCATTATCGTCTCATCCTGAAGGACTCTGATACCGGTACCCTCAAAGTATGAAAGTATCTCTGACATATCTCCGAGGTAGTATTCGTGGTTTCCTGTTACAAAAAAAGTCCCGTATTCAGTCTTGATACTCCCCAGCTTTTCTGCTGTAAACCGCATGATCTCCTCATATGACGCATGGTCGAACAGGTCGCCGCAAATAAAGACGATCTGAGGCGAAAGCTCCTCGATCATGGCTTTGATCTGAGTTATCTCTTTTTTTCCTATAGAAGTCCCGACATGAAGATCGGAGATCATAACAGCATCTATCGAAGGGATGGCAGATCTCTTGTCAATAAATATCTCATATTCTGTGACCTTGAAATTCACCGCGTTGTAAAAGGCATAAAGCGTGATCATCGTTGCAACAGCAGGAACGAGCAGTCCTTTTGCATATATTTTGGACAATGAAGAATTAAGTTTATGGTGGATTTTAAACAAACTGCCCAAAAACGCAAGACTGTCCCCTGCAAGGAAAAGGAGTAACGAATATATGACCATACAGATGTAAAATGCGGAAATGTACCTCACCGGCAGTGTCAATGCCCGGTGCTGATAGATCCAGTTCTGAAAAAATAGGGATGAGAGAAAGAGTGACAAGCCTGAGAACAGGACATATGCCGCCGCCCTTGCGGGGATCCTGGATCTGTGATCACTCAGGAGCTTCCCGTACCTTTTGGAAAGGTAAATATTCACAAGGATCAGCACTATTGAGCTGACCGCAAGAAAGATCATGAATCGGCCCATTTATGCGTCCTTACTGCCGCATTTGGCGGCTTTGATCATTTGTCGGATCCCATCTCCCGAATATTCTTTCCTGCAGCTTTTGTAAATGCGCTGACTACTCTCCTGTCGAACCTCGATCCGGCAAGGCTTTCTATCTCAGCCACAGCCTCTTCATGTGTTTTCGACCTTTCGTAATAGTCGTTTGTCATGGCATCATAAGCCTCAGCGACAGCTATTATTCTTCCAGAAAGAGGGATCCCCTCCCCTGCCGTCCCCTTCGGATATCCGCTGCCGTCCCAGTGTTCGTGGTGGCTGAGCACGCCGTCTGAAAGGTCCAGGGTTTCGTCAAAGAGATTCAGTATCCTGTATCCCACGACCGAATGCTGCTGCATCTTTCTGTACTCTTCCTCGTTGAAATTCCTGTGCTTGGTGAGTACACTGTCATCCAGTACGATCTTTCCTATGTCGTGGTAGTATCCGTTTTCAGCGACCCTGTTTACCTCCGCTTCCGAAAGGCCCATCTCCCTGGCGATCCTTTTGCAGAGAGCGTACACATTTTCAGAGTGTATCTTTTCACGTGGACTGCGTTCATGGAGGCGTCCCATTATCTTTCTTATCATATTTGTGTTGTTTTTTGTCCGGTTTATTGTTTTTTCCCGATACATCCTGTTTTCGGCAGATTCTATGGTTTCTGCCATACTCTGTCCAGGCTCTGTTTTTGTGCTCGCGCCCAGGGAGAGGCTTCCGATGATATCTACGGAAGAACTCAGACCGAAAGCACTTTTAATTTCGGCCATTATCTCATTTGCCCTGGCTTCATCGCACAAGGGCAAAACGAGCGCGAACTCATCTCCTCCGATACGTGCAAGGATGCCCTTCTCTGATGAAGCCTTTTTGAATGCCGCGGCAGCTTCTATAAGAAGCCTGTCCCCGGCTGTGTGGCCGAAGATGTCGTTCGTCAGCTTCAGACCGTTTACATCACCGAAGATAACTGATATCGGAAGGTTTTCTTCAGTATCTGACAACGGCACCTCTTTTTCGAAGAACAGTCTGTTGTGGATGTCGGTCAGGGGGTCGTGGTATGTCAGATAGCGGATGTTTTCCTCCGATTTTTTCCGTTCAGTATTGTCCATGAACGTGACTACCGCACCGACAAGAACTCCGTCCCTGTGCTGCGGGAATGACGAATACCTGACGTCAAAGCTCGTGCCGTCCTTCCGCCAATAGACTTCGTCATCGACATAAACGCCTTTCCCCTTTTTGAAGGACTGCATAATGCGACATTCCTTTTCCGGGAAGGTGTTGCCGTCCTTTTTTGTATGGTGTATCAGACCGTGCATGTTTTTTCCCAACAGATCCTCCTGGCTGTCGTATCCAAGCATCCTGAGGGCACTTTCGTTGCAGAAGGTGCATATTCCTTCTGTATCCATCCCGAATATGCCCTCTGCAGTCGAGTCAAGTATCAGCTTGAGCTGCCCTCTTTTGTCGTCGAGGGCGATGTTTGTCATTTCCAAATCAGAGGTCCGTTCCCGGACCTTCTTTTCAAGGTCCCGGACCAGTCCGCTCACATCGTCCGCCAGCATATTGAAGGTCCTTGCAAGGGTGCCGATCTCATCTTCCCTGTGGATGTGCGCCCTTGACGAAAAATCACCTTCTTTAAATTTTTCAGCACTTAAATTCAGGCTCTCGAGGGGTTTGAGCATGTTTGCGACATAGCTCAGATAGAAAAGAGCCGTGACTGACAGCATCAGGAGAGAGAAAATGACAGTAAGTCTTATGGTTTCATATATATCTTTTGTGAGGAGGGCATCGGGTACGGATGTAATGAGCAGCATCTCGACCCCCGTTGCGTCGAATCCGGATACGTTCACATGACTGTTTTGTCCATTGACAGTAAGAATATCGCTGTCTTGTGAATTCAGGTAGTTTCCATAAGCGGTCATGATGCTCCGGTTCTTAAGCTCTCCTATCAGTGTCCTTTTTATGGTCCCGTCTTCGTTCACTGTGAAGTTGCGCACCCCGAGGGAATTTGCAACAAGTTCGCCTGTATTTTTGTCGATTATTACGGCCGCAGCGTTGTTTTTTTTCACAATGTCGTTCAGGAATGAATCCATTCTGGAAAGCGTTATGTGTGTTCCAAGGACTCCCCATATCTTGCCGTCTCTGTCATGTACCGGAGTTCCCACAGAAATTGTGAGGTCGTCCATCACAAAATGCTTGTAGAGTGGAGAAAAGGTCGTTTTGCCGTTTTTTATTGCCTCCCTGTACCATGGCCTCGTTCGGGGATCAAAGGTGCCTGTCTGGAGCGCCAGATCTCCTTTGGTCATATCTTCACTTACTTTGTAGTACATGGATCTTCCGCCGGTCTCGGAATTGTTTTTCATGATCTCAACCGTGTTGTCGGTGTTTCTGCGCGCTCCGTAGTATTCACCCT
This portion of the Synergistaceae bacterium DZ-S4 genome encodes:
- a CDS encoding metallophosphoesterase, whose product is MGRFMIFLAVSSIVLILVNIYLSKRYGKLLSDHRSRIPARAAAYVLFSGLSLFLSSLFFQNWIYQHRALTLPVRYISAFYICMVIYSLLLFLAGDSLAFLGSLFKIHHKLNSSLSKIYAKGLLVPAVATMITLYAFYNAVNFKVTEYEIFIDKRSAIPSIDAVMISDLHVGTSIGKKEITQIKAMIEELSPQIVFICGDLFDHASYEEIMRFTAEKLGSIKTEYGTFFVTGNHEYYLGDMSEILSYFEGTGIRVLQDETIMIGDIYIAGRKDIRENERIPLSKILEGTEKIRPVIVLDHQPNAIDEAAENGVDLQLSGHTHNGQLFPFNYIVGLANHTHYGIVDEGALKAVVSSGIGTWKYPVRTGSSSEIVRVRVNFLK
- a CDS encoding efflux RND transporter periplasmic adaptor subunit; translated protein: MENEKFEEITEAPETNKEETPRPTQEAPPKKSGSLFVLLLIVIILAGGGYWFWKTEEAKKAAASRPAEMPPVVVSDMPVKASDFPVTFEYTGQTKGCREAEVRAQVSGVLKSKEYREGQPVRAGQVLFRIDPAPYSAALNRNSANLKQARVGMDLAKIEYDRISSLYSKNAVSKNDFDNAEASYKASMAAVDSARAAVRQSQIDLDWTVVRAPISGLSSKEERSVGNLVTLDAQGSLLTTIVQADPVYVEFAVPADEHRINELLRSAGHLKVFKEGISVKVALGDGTIYDKKGKIDFQDQFVDPATADIRARAVFDNPGNRLYPGQFVRVYVDGSYVSNVISIPLRSVLQTSSGPIVYVLDESNIPSVRNIKIIKTIKNTCLIQEGLTDGERIVVDGVAKVLPGKAVKIAEKQSQESAAEKNTDGKRSAD
- a CDS encoding diguanylate cyclase; the encoded protein is MNILKRMSIKKNIMALYIATTLITFGVVNYVLFSNWIETADKTLSSVAQDMNNTIYKEFEGFIRLPRHLNEMTENQIRSGVLDFSDETTRDKFFVGLLSAHGSTPIYSISIGTEKGEYYGARRNTDNTVEIMKNNSETGGRSMYYKVSEDMTKGDLALQTGTFDPRTRPWYREAIKNGKTTFSPLYKHFVMDDLTISVGTPVHDRDGKIWGVLGTHITLSRMDSFLNDIVKKNNAAAVIIDKNTGELVANSLGVRNFTVNEDGTIKRTLIGELKNRSIMTAYGNYLNSQDSDILTVNGQNSHVNVSGFDATGVEMLLITSVPDALLTKDIYETIRLTVIFSLLMLSVTALFYLSYVANMLKPLESLNLSAEKFKEGDFSSRAHIHREDEIGTLARTFNMLADDVSGLVRDLEKKVRERTSDLEMTNIALDDKRGQLKLILDSTAEGIFGMDTEGICTFCNESALRMLGYDSQEDLLGKNMHGLIHHTKKDGNTFPEKECRIMQSFKKGKGVYVDDEVYWRKDGTSFDVRYSSFPQHRDGVLVGAVVTFMDNTERKKSEENIRYLTYHDPLTDIHNRLFFEKEVPLSDTEENLPISVIFGDVNGLKLTNDIFGHTAGDRLLIEAAAAFKKASSEKGILARIGGDEFALVLPLCDEARANEIMAEIKSAFGLSSSVDIIGSLSLGASTKTEPGQSMAETIESAENRMYREKTINRTKNNTNMIRKIMGRLHERSPREKIHSENVYALCKRIAREMGLSEAEVNRVAENGYYHDIGKIVLDDSVLTKHRNFNEEEYRKMQQHSVVGYRILNLFDETLDLSDGVLSHHEHWDGSGYPKGTAGEGIPLSGRIIAVAEAYDAMTNDYYERSKTHEEAVAEIESLAGSRFDRRVVSAFTKAAGKNIREMGSDK